The following are encoded together in the Brassica napus cultivar Da-Ae chromosome A9, Da-Ae, whole genome shotgun sequence genome:
- the LOC106369043 gene encoding 12-oxophytodienoate reductase 2-like isoform X4: protein METKESKSIPLLTSYKMGPFNLSHSYPDIPGIWTREQVEAWKPIVDAVHAKGGIFFCQIWHGGRVFNQDQPNGEAPVSSTDKPLTCNNIYGGQFTPPRRLRTEEIPAIVNDFRVAARNAMEAGFDGVEVHGAHGYLIDQFLKDKVNDRSDQYGGSLENRCRFAVEVVKAVVKEIGSDRVGIRLSPFADYMESGDSNPEALGLYMVQEMNKHGILYCHMVEPRMKLLEEMSECTESLTPMRKAFKGTFIVAGGYSREDGNKVVEEGGADLVGYGRTFLANPDLPRRFELDAPLNKYDRSTFYTSDPVVGYTDYPFLDNTDTSASC, encoded by the exons CTATCCGGATATACCTGGAATATGGACCAGAGAGCAAGTGGAAGCATGGAAGCCCATCGTGGATGCGGTTCATGCCAAAGGTGGCATCTTCTTCTGCCAGATTTGGCACGGTGGCAGGGTCTTTAATCAAG ACCAGCCAAATGGGGAAGCTCCTGTCTCCTCTACAGACAAGCCATTGACGTGTAATAACATCTATGGAGGGCAGTTTACCCCTCCAAGACGGTTAAGGACCGAGGAGATCCCTGCCATTGTCAACGACTTTAGAGTTGCTGCAAGAAATGCAATGGAAGCTG GCTTTGATGGGGTGGAGGTTCACGGTGCACATGGTTACCTCATCGACCAGTTTCTAAAAGACAAAGTAAATGACAGAAGTGACCAGTACGGTGGGTCACTAGAGAACCGCTGTAGATTCGCTGTGGAAGTAGTCAAAGCAGTGGTGAAAGAGATTGGTTCAGATCGCGTGGGAATCAGACTGTCCCCATTTGCAGATTACATGGAGTCTGGAGACTCCAACCCAGAGGCATTAGGACTCTACATGGTGCAAGAAATGAACAAGCATGGGATCCTTTACTGTCACATGGTTGAACCTAGAATGAAACTCCTTGAAGAGATGTCCGAATGCACTGAGTCGCTTACGCCAATGAGAAAAGCCTTCAAAGGAACGTTCATTGTAGCTGGAGGTTACTCTAGAGAAGATGGGAACAAGGTAGTGGAAGAGGGAGGAGCTGATCTTGTGGGCTATGGACGGACGTTCTTGGCAAATCCTGATCTGCCAAGGAGATTCGAACTCGATGCACCGTTGAACAAGTATGACAGATCAACGTTCTATACTTCTGATCCTGTCGTGGGTTACACTGACTACCCTTTTCTTGACAACACAGACACATCTGCTTCATGTTGA